One Helicoverpa armigera isolate CAAS_96S chromosome 12, ASM3070526v1, whole genome shotgun sequence DNA window includes the following coding sequences:
- the LOC110375234 gene encoding uncharacterized protein LOC110375234, giving the protein MFALHSRRLRRRLSAPTSGSLRRRARERQRAEQTRAEGERIAREKKERRAREKLEQQRKAREELATYQPWGRAGGGAPNPRGVRFTNLRDKGIFPEDELRGVSLFEACRRWNTSPLRRQRQTPVKLREDPQLCYSEPLRKSVDNDIRYKQSPQEQQNYKQILDEMVKKKNKALRDEKKRNLEYERKMHAMEGPWGKPGPGGAIWRNPRNVGLNFSKSMGWTDNEVFNKLDGSKERNEKSSLTLPKVKGDDDLEEDTPEKENVKPSNVEKLPTIKYAVNSNVQKQAPEPRRFSLDVKVKHEIVYGGDGEVRRSPKKTKFVKRLSNGDKVTKLIIDDSYESEEAVAVTEKKLTPENAILRVTGGVELVPLLARRRRVGARTLPSSDVTRQADQSCQWRETLNMDYLRELKQQMKVKCIQKEEHRQNSAESVRKHHETWESLWGRQGHGAPLRGKYNRNNLAQLLYVAPLTNAQ; this is encoded by the exons ATGTTTGCTTTGCACTCTCGAAGATTGCGTAG GAGGCTAAGCGCCCCGACGTCAGGGTCACTCCGCCGTCGAGCCCGGGAGCGCCAGCGAGCAGAGCAGACGAGGGCGGAGGGCGAGCGGATAGCGCGCGAGAAGAAAGAGCGACGCGCACGGGAGAAGCTTGAACAGCAGAGGAAG GCTCGTGAAGAGCTGGCGACGTATCAGCCGTGGGGCAGAGCGGGCGGCGGCGCTCCGAACCCACGAGGAGTGAGGTTTACCAATCTTCGAGACAAGGGAATCTTTCCTGAAGACGAACTAAGG gGAGTGTCATTGTTTGAGGCGTGTCGAAGGTGGAACACATCACCACTGCGGCGACAGAGGCAGACTCCCGTGAAGCTGCGTGAAGACCCGCAGCTGTGCTACTCCGAGCCGCTGCGCAAGAGCGTCGACAACGACATACGATACAAACAATCGCCTCAGGAACAACAGaactataaacaaatattag ATGAGAtggttaagaaaaaaaataaagccttaAGAGATGAAAAGAAGAGAAATCTGGAATATGAACGCAAAATG CATGCCATGGAAGGACCTTGGGGTAAACCAGGACCAGGTGGAGCTATATGGAGGAACCCTCGAAACGTTGGGTTAAATTTCTCTAAGTCTATG GGTTGGACAGACAAtgaagtttttaataaactcgATGGGTCCAAAGAGCGTAACGAAAAATCTTCGCTTACTTTACCTAAAGTAAAGGGAGATGACGATTTGGAGGAAGATACgcctgaaaaagaaaatgtaaaaccATCGAATGTTGAAAAGTTACCAACTATAAAATACGCAGTAAATAGCAATGTACAAAAACAAGCTCCAGAACCAAGAAGGTTTAGCTTAGACGTAAAAGTTAAACATGAAATTGTATATGGTGGGGATGGAGAAGTTAGAAGAAGTccgaaaaaaactaaatttgtTAAAAGATTATCGAATGGAGACAAAGTGACAAAGTTGATAATTGACGACAGTTACGAGAGTGAAGAAGCAGTAGCAGTTACCGAGAAGAAACTTACTCCTGAGAACGCTATTTTACGAGTGACTGGCGGTGTTGAACTTGTGCCACTTCTTGCTAGGAGACGAAGAGTCGGCGCGCGAACGTTGCCATCCAGCGATGTCACAAGACAGGCGGATCAGTCATGTCA aTGGCGCGAAACGCTCAATATGGACTACTTGAGAGAATTAAAGCAACAGATGAAAGTGAAATGTATTCAAAAAGAG gaaCATCGCCAGAATTCAGCAGAGAGTGTGAGAAAACACCATGAGACGTGGGAATCGTTATGGGGTAGACAGGGACATGGAGCTCCACTCCGTGGCAAATACAATAGGAATAACTTGGCACAACTACTCTACGTGGCACCGCTGACAAATGCTCAATAG